The following coding sequences are from one Fimbriimonadaceae bacterium window:
- a CDS encoding cysteine desulfurase, which produces MRRAYLDHAATTPLLPEARAEMEPWLDGQPTNASSIHGSGRRAKDALDMSRETFSTALGCLFGEVIFTSSGTEACNLALVGAALAHTGPRRRLLVGAAEHHAVLNTRSVLARLGFRVEAVRVNHVATVDLEDLEAKLSDDVLLVSVMHANNEVGSVNDVRAVSRLAQRVGALVHTDAVQTFPFCPGVDELGVDLLSLAGHKFGGPTGFGALYIRGGTPVGPVTWGGGQERETRAGTENVAACVGSAAACRWCRDNGAAVHRAKSDSRDAFLAALEGLAVVTPAGPGRLPGHAHVRFPGVDNESLLIRLDRMGVEASAGAACSSGSIEPSHVLVASGWSEGEAREAVRFTFGHGSTREEAEWAAVVVRQAVDAVRTA; this is translated from the coding sequence ATGAGGCGGGCTTACCTCGACCACGCCGCCACCACCCCGCTCCTGCCCGAGGCCAGAGCGGAAATGGAACCCTGGCTCGACGGGCAGCCCACAAACGCCAGTTCCATCCATGGAAGCGGGCGGAGGGCCAAGGACGCCCTAGACATGTCGCGGGAGACGTTTTCGACGGCCCTCGGCTGCCTGTTTGGCGAGGTCATCTTCACTTCTTCCGGCACAGAAGCGTGCAATCTGGCCTTGGTCGGCGCCGCCCTCGCCCACACGGGCCCGCGTCGCCGTCTCCTCGTCGGCGCCGCCGAGCACCATGCCGTCCTTAACACAAGGAGCGTCCTGGCGCGACTCGGATTCAGGGTCGAGGCTGTGCGCGTCAATCACGTCGCCACCGTCGACCTCGAGGACCTTGAGGCAAAGCTCTCCGACGACGTGCTCCTTGTCAGCGTCATGCACGCGAACAACGAAGTCGGCTCGGTCAACGACGTCCGCGCGGTCTCTCGCCTGGCCCAACGGGTCGGAGCCCTGGTCCACACCGACGCGGTGCAGACCTTTCCTTTTTGCCCCGGTGTCGACGAATTGGGCGTCGACCTCCTCTCCTTGGCGGGCCACAAGTTTGGCGGCCCCACCGGGTTCGGGGCCCTCTACATCCGTGGCGGCACCCCGGTGGGGCCGGTCACCTGGGGTGGCGGCCAAGAGAGGGAGACGCGGGCCGGAACGGAGAACGTCGCCGCCTGCGTCGGCTCGGCCGCGGCATGTCGATGGTGTCGGGACAATGGGGCGGCGGTCCACCGGGCCAAATCGGACTCGCGCGACGCGTTCCTCGCTGCCCTTGAGGGCCTTGCCGTCGTGACCCCGGCAGGCCCGGGCCGGTTGCCCGGCCACGCCCATGTCAGGTTCCCCGGGGTCGACAATGAGTCTCTCCTCATCCGCCTTGACCGCATGGGGGTCGAGGCCAGCGCCGGCGCGGCGTGCAGCAGCGGGAGCATCGAGCCGAGCCATGTCCTCGTCGCGTCGGGATGGAGCGAAGGCGAGGCTCGCGAAGCGGTGAGGTTCACCTTCGGGCACGGTTCGACCAGGGAGGAAGCAGAGTGGGCGGCCGTAGTCGTGAGGCAGGCCGTCGACGCGGTCCGCACCGCGTGA
- the hslU gene encoding ATP-dependent protease ATPase subunit HslU — MSLPIESLTPAQTVAELDKYIVGQQEAKRAVAVALRNRWRRQQLPRHERDDITPKNILMIGPTGVGKTEIARRLAHLARAPFIKVEATKFTEVGYVGRDVESMVRDLAALAVRLVENERVEAVRADAHEAAVDLIVDILDGPEHVSFATPFFSSFSTPEPETPEDTEKARGLEAERQARRAEWRRKIEAHELNDTIVDIETEEAGGSQFLQVFTPQGMEEMGVDMNQLMGRGGTHYVTRRVTVPEALDLLTEQEANKRLDKTSVVKEAVHRTEQTGIIFLDEIDKIAMKSGGSGPDVSREGVQRDLLPIIEGSTVPSKYGPIRTDHILFIAAGAFNISKPSDLIPELQGRLPIRVELESLGEDDFRRILSEPQNALTRQYEKLLSVEGVKLVFTDAALDEVAHLATEANKKAGNTGARRLQTLLERLLEDLMYKAAELRGQTVTLDVADVREKLGPIVRDAAKNQALI, encoded by the coding sequence ATGTCGCTCCCGATCGAATCATTGACGCCTGCCCAGACCGTCGCCGAGCTGGACAAGTACATCGTCGGGCAACAAGAAGCGAAGCGCGCGGTCGCCGTCGCGCTGCGCAACCGCTGGCGACGCCAACAACTTCCCCGCCACGAACGGGACGACATCACCCCCAAGAACATCCTGATGATCGGCCCGACGGGCGTGGGCAAGACCGAGATCGCCCGACGCCTGGCCCACCTGGCCCGCGCCCCGTTCATCAAGGTCGAGGCGACCAAGTTCACCGAGGTCGGCTATGTCGGGCGGGACGTCGAGTCCATGGTCCGCGACCTAGCCGCCTTGGCCGTGCGCCTGGTGGAGAACGAACGGGTCGAGGCGGTGCGGGCCGACGCCCACGAGGCGGCCGTCGACCTGATCGTCGACATTCTCGACGGACCCGAGCACGTGAGCTTCGCGACACCGTTCTTCAGCAGCTTCTCGACCCCCGAACCAGAGACCCCCGAAGACACCGAGAAGGCCCGCGGACTCGAGGCCGAGCGCCAAGCCCGCCGAGCTGAATGGCGGCGCAAGATCGAGGCGCACGAGCTCAACGACACCATCGTGGACATCGAGACCGAGGAGGCGGGCGGCAGTCAGTTCCTCCAGGTCTTCACCCCCCAGGGTATGGAGGAGATGGGCGTCGACATGAACCAGCTCATGGGCCGGGGGGGCACCCACTACGTCACCCGCCGGGTCACCGTCCCCGAGGCCCTTGACCTCCTCACCGAACAAGAGGCCAACAAGCGGCTAGACAAGACCAGCGTGGTCAAGGAGGCCGTCCACCGCACCGAACAGACCGGCATCATCTTCCTCGACGAGATCGACAAGATCGCGATGAAGTCCGGCGGCTCCGGCCCTGACGTGAGCCGTGAAGGCGTCCAGCGAGACTTGTTGCCGATCATCGAGGGCTCGACGGTCCCCAGCAAGTACGGCCCGATCCGCACCGACCACATCCTCTTCATTGCGGCGGGCGCGTTCAACATCTCCAAACCGAGCGACTTGATCCCTGAACTTCAAGGGCGCCTCCCGATCCGCGTGGAGTTGGAGAGCTTGGGTGAGGACGACTTCCGCCGTATCCTCAGCGAGCCGCAGAACGCCCTGACCCGCCAGTACGAGAAGCTCCTCAGCGTCGAAGGAGTGAAGCTCGTCTTCACCGACGCCGCCCTGGACGAGGTCGCCCACTTGGCCACCGAAGCGAACAAGAAGGCGGGCAACACGGGGGCAAGGCGGCTGCAGACCCTTCTTGAACGGCTGTTGGAGGACTTGATGTACAAAGCCGCCGAGTTGCGCGGGCAGACTGTCACCCTCGACGTGGCCGACGTCCGGGAAAAACTCGGGCCCATCGTACGGGACGCGGCAAAGAACCAAGCCCTGATCTGA
- a CDS encoding HAMP domain-containing histidine kinase → MARSGFEGAYDAAGLTVVQTASRMVELVRDLGDCADSRQILISAGRHFRQLFGDYNAVLLAVENDLEGEWTLLTLESPYVLSWGGIANHQLPEDTDTDEIVRRLGKVVGHRMTSDTSLRTSLIELNEPFWVCDNVLAVRLASLSGAPSRSFMGTPWRRPDGRKSWLVLGYAEPRVIGDDAVKLFTTAVQVTSRLSMYPALVNYIARQQRINDVVRRNLVHDLKTPIAVIKGSSETLEMDDVWEDVATRKELLENIIESCTRLLEDIKDILEPVGNAWTPQVTMFDLGQLLHKVVMAERMTERAKSHHIELVGADKPLHVQADQRKIRRVIENLLSNAVKYSPGQGKTVKVHLTTIDNEVQVAFVDEGIGMSEVQLERVLNGAGRVVDEKLGIEGSGFGLDSARTVLEAHGGRLEAHSSPGRGSTFVAVLPRWPEE, encoded by the coding sequence TTGGCTCGATCAGGATTTGAAGGCGCGTATGACGCTGCGGGGCTCACCGTGGTCCAGACCGCGTCGCGCATGGTCGAGCTTGTCCGAGACCTCGGCGACTGTGCCGACTCGCGGCAGATACTCATCAGCGCGGGGAGACACTTCCGCCAACTCTTCGGCGACTACAACGCCGTCCTCCTCGCCGTCGAGAACGATCTGGAAGGGGAATGGACGCTCCTGACCTTGGAGAGCCCATACGTCCTCTCGTGGGGAGGCATCGCCAACCACCAACTGCCCGAGGACACCGACACCGACGAAATAGTCCGCCGCCTGGGCAAGGTGGTGGGCCACCGGATGACGTCCGACACCTCCCTGCGCACGTCACTGATCGAGCTCAACGAGCCCTTTTGGGTGTGCGACAACGTCTTGGCCGTCCGCCTGGCCTCTCTCTCCGGTGCCCCCAGCCGCAGCTTCATGGGCACGCCGTGGCGGCGTCCCGACGGCCGGAAAAGTTGGCTGGTCCTTGGATACGCGGAACCCCGGGTGATCGGGGACGACGCGGTGAAACTCTTCACCACCGCCGTCCAAGTGACAAGCCGCCTCAGCATGTACCCCGCCCTGGTCAATTACATCGCCCGCCAGCAACGGATCAACGACGTCGTCCGGCGCAACCTGGTGCACGACCTCAAAACGCCGATCGCGGTGATCAAAGGCTCTTCGGAGACCCTAGAGATGGACGACGTCTGGGAAGACGTCGCGACCCGCAAGGAGCTGCTCGAAAACATCATCGAGTCGTGCACCCGGCTGCTGGAAGACATCAAGGACATCCTGGAACCGGTGGGCAACGCGTGGACACCCCAGGTGACGATGTTCGACCTCGGGCAACTGCTCCACAAGGTCGTCATGGCCGAGCGCATGACCGAGCGGGCCAAGTCCCACCATATCGAGCTGGTCGGGGCTGACAAGCCCCTGCACGTCCAGGCCGACCAACGCAAGATCCGCCGCGTCATCGAAAACCTCCTGTCCAACGCGGTCAAGTACTCGCCAGGCCAGGGCAAGACCGTCAAGGTGCACTTGACGACCATTGACAACGAAGTCCAAGTCGCCTTCGTCGACGAGGGGATCGGGATGAGCGAGGTCCAGTTGGAGCGGGTCCTCAACGGCGCAGGCCGCGTCGTGGACGAGAAGCTCGGGATCGAGGGCTCGGGCTTTGGGCTGGATTCGGCGCGGACAGTCCTTGAGGCGCACGGTGGGCGTCTTGAGGCCCACTCGTCTCCAGGCCGGGGGTCGACGTTTGTCGCCGTTCTGCCTCGGTGGCCGGAGGAGTGA